A section of the Ciceribacter thiooxidans genome encodes:
- a CDS encoding SEL1-like repeat protein: MARSDMQTSETTFATGDLRPEALCDMGLMYATGRGCAPDLVSAHKWLNIAAIRGCDRAAELRADLARSMSKADLAAALREAREWMTMH; encoded by the coding sequence ATGGCACGCTCAGACATGCAGACTTCCGAAACCACCTTCGCGACAGGCGACCTCCGCCCTGAAGCGCTCTGCGACATGGGGCTCATGTATGCGACCGGCCGCGGTTGCGCTCCCGATCTCGTCTCGGCGCACAAGTGGCTGAACATTGCGGCGATCCGTGGTTGCGACCGCGCCGCCGAGCTCCGGGCCGATCTTGCCCGGTCCATGAGCAAGGCCGATCTCGCCGCGGCCCTTCGCGAAGCCCGCGAATGGATGACGATGCACTGA
- a CDS encoding AMP nucleosidase, which yields MNKRISTQTPISFISPEPYEPRVFTEAKPAVDALTALYERNTAFLIDAFGGIAKGAPIAGRYRAFYPQVAIETTSFGHADSRLSYGHVTSPGLYTTTVTQPHLFRHYLEEQIALLIRNHQVPVLVSESETPIPLHFAFGEGAHVEAAASGLADLSLRDIFDTPDLTTTDDEIANGEYEPQPGEPHPLAPFTAQRIDYSLARLSHYTATRAAHFQNFVLFTNYQFYIDEFCAFARNLMAEGGGGYTCFVEPGNIETRAGQSEPEAGQGTPRLPQMPAYHLKKPGHAGITMVNIGVGPSNAKTITDHIAVLRPHAWLMLGHCAGLRNSQRLGDYVLAHAYVREDHVLDDDLPVWVPIPALAEVQVALEQAVEEITGYQGFELKRIMRTGTVATIDNRNWELRDQRGPVKRLSQSRAIALDMESATIAANGFRFRVPYGTLLCVSDKPLHGELKLPGMATAFYRTQVSQHLQIGIRALQKLGAMPPERLHSRKLRSFFETAFQ from the coding sequence ATGAACAAGCGAATCTCGACACAGACACCCATCAGTTTCATTAGTCCCGAGCCCTATGAGCCGCGGGTCTTCACCGAAGCGAAGCCGGCAGTCGACGCGCTGACGGCTCTCTACGAGCGCAATACCGCCTTCCTGATCGACGCCTTCGGCGGGATCGCCAAGGGCGCGCCGATCGCCGGACGTTACCGCGCCTTCTATCCGCAGGTGGCAATCGAGACGACAAGTTTCGGCCATGCCGATTCCCGCCTCTCCTACGGCCATGTCACTTCACCGGGGCTCTACACCACCACGGTCACGCAGCCGCACCTGTTCCGCCACTATCTCGAAGAGCAGATCGCCCTTCTCATCCGGAACCACCAGGTGCCGGTCCTCGTCTCGGAATCGGAGACGCCGATCCCGTTGCATTTCGCCTTCGGCGAAGGCGCCCATGTCGAGGCGGCGGCGAGCGGGCTTGCCGATCTCTCGCTGCGCGACATCTTCGACACGCCGGACCTGACGACCACCGACGACGAGATCGCCAACGGCGAATACGAGCCGCAGCCGGGCGAACCGCATCCGCTCGCGCCTTTCACCGCCCAACGCATCGACTATTCGCTCGCACGGCTCTCGCACTATACGGCGACGCGCGCGGCGCACTTCCAGAATTTCGTGCTCTTCACCAACTACCAGTTCTACATCGACGAATTCTGCGCCTTCGCACGCAACCTGATGGCGGAAGGCGGCGGCGGCTATACCTGCTTCGTCGAGCCAGGCAATATAGAGACGCGCGCCGGCCAGAGCGAACCCGAAGCCGGACAGGGTACGCCGCGCCTGCCGCAGATGCCGGCCTATCACCTCAAAAAGCCCGGCCATGCTGGCATCACCATGGTGAACATCGGCGTCGGCCCGTCGAACGCCAAGACGATCACCGACCATATCGCCGTGTTGCGCCCGCATGCCTGGCTGATGCTCGGCCACTGCGCGGGTTTGAGGAACAGCCAGCGACTCGGCGATTACGTGCTCGCTCACGCCTATGTCCGCGAGGATCACGTGCTCGACGACGACCTGCCGGTCTGGGTGCCGATCCCGGCGCTCGCGGAAGTGCAGGTGGCGCTCGAACAGGCGGTCGAGGAGATCACCGGCTATCAGGGTTTCGAGCTGAAGCGCATCATGCGCACCGGCACGGTCGCCACAATCGACAACCGCAACTGGGAACTCCGCGACCAGCGCGGGCCGGTCAAGCGCCTTTCGCAGTCGCGCGCCATCGCCCTCGACATGGAATCGGCGACGATCGCCGCCAACGGCTTCCGCTTCCGCGTCCCCTACGGGACGCTGCTCTGCGTCTCCGACAAGCCGCTGCACGGCGAACTGAAGCTGCCGGGCATGGCGACGGCCTTCTACCGGACGCAGGTCAGCCAGCACCTGCAGATCGGCATTCGCGCACTTCAGAAACTCGGTGCCATGCCACCGGAAAGACTGCATTCACGCAAGCTCAGAAGCTTCTTCGAAACGGCCTTCCAGTAA
- a CDS encoding lysylphosphatidylglycerol synthase domain-containing protein → MQTDEKAAASSALARHRVTIVAVAAVLFYLGFVQYLWGWRQILGQWNEIGYAPAVLASALLVSTYFARTYRLYDYFPAETRGRFVELFHVAQVHNLLNIMLPFRSGETSFPLLMRSEFGVPLLHGTSALLVMRLLDLHALMAAGGLGLVAASGNRALAGAVWLAFLLSPLLAYQLKEPVLALAKRRLAGKLLRITQGLEDGLPASTLGLVRAWGMTVLNWGVKVLVLAWVLGLMGVGPVAAAFGGALGGELSSVLPVHAPAGVGTYPAGIVAGAVALGASTARPAMDILGRASVNLHLILIISALLGTLLSVALSTLDRLRRGG, encoded by the coding sequence ATGCAGACAGACGAGAAAGCCGCCGCATCCTCGGCCCTTGCGCGTCACCGCGTGACGATCGTCGCGGTCGCCGCCGTGCTCTTCTATCTCGGCTTCGTACAGTATCTCTGGGGCTGGCGGCAGATCCTCGGCCAGTGGAACGAGATCGGTTACGCTCCGGCAGTGCTCGCCTCGGCGCTCCTCGTTTCCACCTATTTCGCCCGGACCTATAGGCTCTACGACTATTTCCCGGCGGAGACCAGGGGGCGCTTCGTCGAACTCTTCCACGTGGCGCAGGTCCACAATCTCCTGAACATCATGCTGCCCTTCCGCAGCGGCGAGACCAGCTTTCCGCTGCTGATGCGTTCGGAATTCGGCGTACCGCTCCTGCACGGGACCTCGGCGTTGCTCGTCATGCGGCTTCTCGACCTCCACGCGCTGATGGCAGCCGGCGGCCTCGGCCTCGTCGCCGCCTCCGGCAACCGGGCGCTTGCGGGCGCCGTCTGGCTCGCCTTCCTGCTGTCGCCGCTTCTCGCCTACCAGCTCAAGGAGCCGGTCCTGGCGCTTGCCAAGCGCCGGCTGGCCGGCAAGCTGCTCCGCATCACGCAAGGGCTGGAGGACGGCCTGCCGGCCTCGACCCTCGGCCTCGTGCGTGCCTGGGGGATGACGGTGCTCAACTGGGGCGTCAAGGTTCTGGTTCTCGCCTGGGTGCTCGGGCTGATGGGCGTCGGGCCGGTCGCCGCGGCCTTCGGCGGCGCGCTCGGCGGCGAACTCTCCTCGGTGCTGCCCGTCCATGCGCCGGCCGGCGTCGGCACCTATCCGGCGGGCATCGTCGCCGGCGCCGTCGCGCTCGGCGCCTCCACCGCCCGGCCGGCGATGGACATTCTCGGACGTGCGAGCGTCAACCTGCACCTGATCCTGATCATCTCGGCGCTTCTCGGCACGCTGCTTTCGGTCGCGCTCTCCACGCTCGACCGTCTGCGTCGCGGCGGCTGA
- a CDS encoding glutathione S-transferase family protein, protein MAAPIELYYWPTPNGWKISIMLEELGVPYEVRYVDIGKGEQFAPDFLKISPNNRMPAIIDPDGPDGAPISVFESGAILQYLGRKYGKFYPTDERARVEVEQWLFWQVGGLGPMAGQAHHFRQYAPEKIEYGINRYTNEVNRLYGVMNKRLADREFLAGEYSIADMASIGWVVPHKNQGQDLDDFPNLKRWFETMMARPAVERGLAVGQEKRRNVATDEEAKKVLFNQTAR, encoded by the coding sequence ATGGCCGCACCGATCGAACTCTATTACTGGCCGACGCCCAACGGCTGGAAGATCTCCATCATGCTCGAGGAACTCGGCGTGCCTTACGAGGTCCGCTATGTGGACATCGGCAAGGGCGAACAGTTCGCTCCGGACTTCCTGAAGATTTCCCCGAACAACCGTATGCCGGCGATCATCGACCCTGACGGTCCGGACGGCGCGCCGATCTCGGTCTTCGAGTCCGGTGCCATCCTGCAGTATCTCGGCCGCAAATACGGCAAGTTCTACCCGACCGACGAGCGCGCTCGCGTCGAGGTCGAGCAATGGCTGTTCTGGCAGGTCGGCGGCCTCGGTCCGATGGCCGGCCAGGCACACCATTTCCGCCAGTATGCGCCGGAGAAGATCGAATACGGCATCAACCGCTATACGAACGAGGTGAACCGCCTCTACGGCGTGATGAACAAACGCCTTGCCGACCGCGAGTTTCTGGCCGGCGAATACTCTATCGCCGACATGGCCTCGATCGGCTGGGTCGTGCCCCACAAGAACCAGGGCCAGGACCTCGACGACTTCCCGAACCTGAAGCGCTGGTTCGAGACGATGATGGCGCGTCCCGCCGTCGAACGCGGCCTTGCCGTCGGCCAGGAGAAGCGCCGCAACGTCGCGACCGACGAAGAGGCGAAGAAGGTGCTGTTCAACCAGACGGCCCGCTGA
- a CDS encoding DUF2147 domain-containing protein, translating into MRKIILAMALAFGAVSAQAAEPIEGNWKTASGSTAQIAPCGGAFCVTLKSGKFAGKQIGKMSGNGDSYKGEITDPETDKTYSGYGNVSGNALKMKGCVMSVFCKTQTWSRL; encoded by the coding sequence ATGCGGAAGATCATACTGGCGATGGCGCTGGCGTTCGGGGCGGTTTCGGCCCAGGCCGCCGAGCCGATCGAAGGCAACTGGAAAACGGCAAGCGGCTCCACGGCGCAGATCGCGCCCTGCGGCGGCGCCTTCTGCGTCACGCTGAAGAGCGGCAAGTTCGCCGGCAAGCAGATCGGCAAGATGAGCGGCAACGGCGACAGCTACAAGGGCGAGATCACCGATCCGGAAACCGACAAGACCTATTCGGGCTACGGCAACGTCTCCGGCAACGCGCTGAAGATGAAGGGCTGCGTCATGTCGGTGTTCTGCAAGACACAGACCTGGTCGCGTCTCTGA
- a CDS encoding ArnT family glycosyltransferase, whose amino-acid sequence MLASLRQRPNLVFALLAVYFATNLVLRLLLPRSLDLDEGEQLFLAQWLAAGYNSQPPLYNWLQYGVVTLLGPTLFSLALLKNLMLFASYLFFGLAANTALRSRELAIVAVLGLLTIPQVSFEAQRDLSHTVAVIFATSLFLYAFLRTLKTGTTVSYLLTGLSVGLGVISKYNFVLLPAAAALAVLPEPAFRRRLFDWRILLAGLVAFLVFLPHGLWFLYHVGDATGRTLGKLTSEETSGRAELILTGLVSLVLAFIGFSALTLLPFALIFREDLKAILRARSEWTRLFARIFLISAAVLVLMVFFGATNIKDRWLTPLYLALPLYLALKAEAASTDVSAALRRFLPVALTVMVLVPSVLFLRIPVLGMTGRYEKINVPYGPAIERMLAEAPAAPAVVVISDLQMAGNIRLHRPDLPVFVPGQGPVEPVVDASRPVLVVWRTRDGRPEPRQPEALASWIAGNTTFTTAETGEVAVPYHYGRVGDLYHVAFSYLVPKGD is encoded by the coding sequence GTGCTCGCATCCCTGAGGCAGCGTCCCAATCTCGTCTTCGCGCTGCTCGCCGTCTATTTCGCGACCAATCTGGTATTGCGGCTGCTGCTGCCGCGCTCGCTCGACCTCGACGAGGGCGAGCAACTCTTTCTCGCGCAATGGCTCGCCGCCGGCTACAATTCGCAGCCGCCGCTCTACAACTGGCTGCAATACGGGGTCGTCACGCTCCTCGGCCCCACGCTCTTCTCGCTCGCTCTCCTCAAGAACCTGATGCTCTTTGCGTCCTACCTCTTCTTTGGCCTCGCCGCGAATACCGCCCTGCGCAGCCGCGAGCTTGCGATCGTCGCGGTGCTCGGGCTCCTCACCATTCCGCAGGTGAGCTTCGAGGCGCAGCGGGATCTCAGCCACACCGTCGCAGTCATCTTCGCGACCAGCCTCTTCCTCTATGCCTTCCTCCGCACGCTCAAGACCGGCACGACCGTCTCCTACCTGCTGACCGGCCTCTCCGTCGGCCTCGGTGTGATCTCGAAATACAATTTCGTGCTGCTGCCGGCCGCAGCCGCCCTCGCCGTTTTGCCGGAGCCTGCCTTCCGCCGCCGCCTTTTCGACTGGCGCATCCTTCTCGCGGGCCTCGTCGCGTTCCTCGTCTTCCTGCCGCACGGGCTCTGGTTCCTCTACCATGTCGGGGATGCGACCGGGCGCACGCTCGGCAAGCTCACTTCAGAGGAAACGTCGGGCCGCGCAGAGCTGATTCTGACCGGGCTCGTGTCGCTTGTCCTCGCCTTCATCGGCTTCTCGGCGCTGACCCTCCTTCCCTTCGCGCTCATCTTCCGCGAAGACCTGAAGGCGATCCTGCGCGCCCGCAGCGAATGGACGCGGCTTTTCGCCCGCATCTTCCTGATCTCCGCCGCAGTGTTGGTCCTGATGGTGTTTTTCGGTGCAACCAACATCAAGGATCGCTGGCTGACGCCGCTCTATCTCGCGCTGCCGCTCTATCTCGCGCTGAAGGCGGAGGCCGCGAGTACCGACGTTTCGGCCGCCCTCCGCCGGTTCCTCCCGGTCGCGCTCACCGTCATGGTGCTGGTGCCGTCGGTTCTCTTCCTGCGCATCCCCGTGCTCGGGATGACCGGCCGCTACGAAAAGATCAATGTGCCCTACGGCCCGGCGATCGAGCGCATGCTCGCCGAGGCACCCGCCGCCCCGGCTGTCGTCGTCATCTCCGACCTGCAGATGGCCGGCAATATCCGCCTGCACCGGCCGGACCTGCCCGTCTTCGTGCCCGGACAGGGGCCCGTCGAGCCCGTCGTCGACGCCTCTCGCCCGGTGCTCGTCGTCTGGCGTACGCGCGACGGTCGTCCCGAGCCGCGCCAGCCGGAGGCACTCGCATCATGGATCGCCGGCAACACGACCTTCACCACCGCAGAAACAGGCGAGGTCGCGGTGCCCTATCACTACGGGCGGGTGGGCGACCTCTACCATGTCGCATTTTCCTACCTGGTTCCAAAGGGCGATTGA